A window of Drosophila santomea strain STO CAGO 1482 chromosome X, Prin_Dsan_1.1, whole genome shotgun sequence genomic DNA:
ACGATTGTGGATGTGGTGCATGCCCCGCAGAACGGCAACTGGATGCATGTGCGCTTCTCGTCGCGCATCGAAAGCGACAAGGCGCTGAACTACAACCAAAAGATTATCGCCGGCAATGTgatggtgggcgtggcccgcTGCACAGAGCGCTCGGTGCTCGATAAGGAGAACAGCAGCTGGATGGCCAATACAGAGACAGCAGATCCCGCCACCAGCCCGAATTCGATCCGTCCCTTTGCCCAGCAGTCATACAAGCTGGCCCGCAACGAAAACACCATAGTGCCAACGAAGGATGTGCCCCAGAAGAGCTCCGGGCTGATGGACAAGGCCATGGGCCTAATATTCGGCTGGTGAAAAGGGATGGTAAGGCGGATGGAGTTTCCGGCtacttatttaataattcacTGCGTACATCcagcatacatacatacatacttattAAAAAGAGATATAATAGCAATAGCATTAGCAAAAGAAGTCGAAGGAGGGAGGCGAACTCGACCGTGCTGACGCTCTGCCCCGCCCCACGCTGCCCTTCTACTTGGGCTCCAGATGCGCCGTCTCGAGGTTTTTCATCTTGGGATAGCTGATGGACCGGCTGTCCAGCTTGGACTGGGCCCACAAGATCAGCTTGAGCAGGAACATCATCTTGGGCGTGGAGTCCTCGCTGTGCTCGCAGCGCAGAATGGCCGAGTTAAGCTCGCTGGCGATCTTCTGGCGGTACGACTGCTCCAGCAGATCGGCGAAGGGGCTCTCCTGTGGCTTCTCGAAGGCGAGCAGGGCCAGGGTGCGCTCCAGTTCGAACATGGCCTCCTCGCCGGACTCGGACAGCTTGCTCTGGGCGAAGGCGAGGGCCTCCTCCACCTTGCCGGCGCGGATCAGCTCGAtgagctgcagctgctgcaggtgAAAGAACAAATAGCGATCGCTGCCGAGCAGCTCCGGATGCAGCTGGTTCACCAGCTGGGTGGCCTCCTCGATACGGCCCGCCTGCACCGCTTCACGGATGAGTATGCGCTCGTCCAGGCTGCTCAGCTCCACGCTGGGCTCCAGATCCGCCTCGTGCTGGAACTTCTCGGCGGCCTCCTTGAAGCCCTCTGTGGAAAAGCAGGAATCACGCGGATTATATTGATTAGTTCTGCTGGTGCTGGGTGCGCTTGTGTGTGCTGATGCCGAAGGCTCACCTGTGACCAAGTAGTTCATGATCAGGCGATTCATGTCCGCCTGCTTGAAGGGAAACTGCTCCAGGCGCTGCAGCCACTCCTCCTTGATGATGGCCTCCGATTTCTCGTTGTAGCTCATTTTCTTGCTCTTGCGTATCTTGCCAATCTTGAGGCCGTTTTTCCAACCGATCTGCGTCGAATTCTGGTTTCCAAGTCGcctttttcgctttttcctAGCCCTGTTTACACGCCTTTATTGTTTACCAACTCTGCAATGCACAAATGACGCTGgaaattttcttttcttctgTTTAGCGTGACCAGAGTGCTTTACCCAGCGCCGCATGGTCACGCTGTTTGATTGCAGAAAGGGCGCGAGTTTTGAAATCAAACTATCGAATATATTACAAACTATagcttttttttaaatttcttttttaattgtGAAGTAAAGGCACCCTTTCTACTGCCATTTATATTGGCTTTACATAATCAACAGCCGAAAAAAAGGTGCACCATTTCCCTTTGAGTAGTGGAACTGAGAAAAAAGAGCTCTTCCCTTGCTGATCTAATTTTATTGAATACTTTGAATTGGCTTATTTGTCTCTAAAACAGCCGCTAGCGACGCGACCAGGTGCCCACGCCGCCGCTCCCGCCTCGGAAGAGGGGCGCCAGCAGGCGCAGTCAGCCTCAGTTCTTTCGGTTGCCCCGGCGCCGCATGGAGGCGGTGCACTTGGGGCAGTACCACTTGCCCTTGGGCGGATGCATGATGCCCACGCAGGGGTAGTGGAACCACTCGTAGGGACAGGCGTCGTTGTCGCAGGCCACCATGTCGCCGTAGGACACCTGGTTGCAGGTGCAGTAGCGCGGCTCGTTGGGATCGTACGACCACTCGCCCTCGTTCGTCTGCTCCACCACGAGTCCGTTTTCGCCGATGGTCAGGCTGGAGCCGGGCGTAACCGTGGCGGTGGGCAGGTTCATGGCAATCATTCCGGCGGGCACGCTGTCAGCGGAACTCTCCGTCAGATTGCCACCACCTCCGGCGGTCATGGCCAGCAGCGCCTGTCCACCCACAGACATGTAGGTCGCCGTGGCCGATGCCGGCGACGTTGTGATCTTGTTCACCGAGTCAAGGCTAatcgacgacgacgatgcCGAGCCAATCGAGTTGCCGGACGAGGAGCCGGCCGTCGGCTGCACAGTGGGCAACGTTAGGGCAGTGGTTagcttcttcttttgcttcttCTCCTGGTGGTGGCTGCTGTGCCCGCCGCTGTGACTACTGCTGCTGTGGTGCCCATGCCCATGGCCATGACCATGTCCGTGCCCATGGCTGCCGTGGTGCGACTGTGAGTGGTGCGAGTGATGCGAGCCGCTGCTACTACCGCCGGCTCCGCCGGTGGCCAGCGCTGTGCCAGCAGCCACTGTCACCGATCCGGGCGTCGACTGCTGCAGTCCACCTTGACCGGCTTGGTTCCAGAACTCCGCGGTGGTGCCCGCCGTGCCGTGTATGGCCTCGTAACTGGCCTTGAGGCTGGCCGTTCGGCGTCcctgctgcatctgctgtGTGGCCACGATCGCCTGGCTGGCTGCCGCTGCAATGGCACAAGATGCGGCGGCTCCTCCGCCAAGTTGCTGCAGGTTGTACGTGACTGTGGCCCCGCCGGTCGAGTGACCACTGGCATGGGCATGCCCGTGGGTCGTACCAGCAGCAACCACGGGCGTGGAGGTTCCGGTCGCTGCTGCCGTCGCCGTGGTTGCTCCTCCCGAGCTGCTCAGCACGCTGTGGGTGAGGTTCGTGGGCAGCTGGCGGACCAGTGAGCCCGTTCCTGTGGCAAGGGAGCTGCTAGCCAGATTGTTACTGCCGCCGGCCACGCCCATTGCCACAGGCAGGGTGAGATGTGTGGCGGCGATGCTACCAATGTGGTTGGAGACCTGAGTTTGGGCAGTTGTGGCGCTGGCCAGGCTGGCGGCGGCTGCGGCCGTTGTGGCGGACGAAGAGGAGGCCGTCGCGGCAGTCGTCGAGCCGGACCCGACCACAGGAAGCGAGTGATTGAGATTGGCGCGCTTCTCCTGAACAGGCACCGTACATATGGTTTCTCGCCGCTTCTCCAGCTTGCGGTGCCGCTGACTGGAGCCGAGCTGGGCGGTTGAGATGCTGGAGAGGGCACCGCCCGTTCCGGCCGCTCCACTGACCAGTGCAATGCCGGAGGAGCCGGTGGCAGCACCAGATGTGTGTCCCGCCGAGCTGTTACCCATAGTATTGGCCGAACTGGCGCCGTAGTAGCGGTTCTCCTTCTGGTTCATGCTCAGCAACAGGGCGGTGGCGGCAGTGGAGTTGCCATCCAGCTCCAGGGAGCGGCGCTCAAGGATCTCGGTGATGCCGTTGTTGTCCGCCTCCAGCTCGCACTTGAACTTGAAGAGCTCGCTGTCCAGGCGGCGCAGGTAGCGCTCCACCAGCTCGTGGATCTGGGTGGCAATGGCCACCTTCTCGTCGGCATCCTCCATCACTTTAAAGTACTCGCCGCGCAGGCTGTGAAACTCCGTGTCCATCGACTCGTGCTGCAATTCGTCGCGCTTGCACTGCTTGAAGAACAGGTGGGCCTTCTTATCCAGAGAGTCCATGTTGTCTGTGGACCGCAAGGAGCAGTATATGGTTAGTGGTCTTGTGAGAAACATGGATTGTTTGGGTGCACTTACTCTGGACAGCAAGATCCAGTTCGCGCATCTCCGTGAAGCGGTCGCGCAGCTCCTGCGGCAGGTGCTCGATCATCTCTAGGTAGTCCTCCAGGTAAAGCATGATGGCGATGAGAATGGGCCGCGATGGAAACCACGacttttgattattttgtgtttttattaatgaaaATGCGTGTATTTTTGTGATTATGAGTGTGGCCAGAGGGCGAAACGAAGTAATTCCCAGATGGAAGAGGCAGtgttaaaaaaatatcgcCATATCGACACGAAACCAAGATAGCCGATACACGACCCCTGCTAGGTAGCTGTGACACAACCCCTGAAAATTTCAcctaaaaattcaaaaaaattaaatacaaaattagaAAACATAAGAATTAAATTCTAAAAGATACATAATTCCGcataacaaaaatgtattttagaaaattataaattttaatatattctaAAACaaagatatatacatacttattGTTTAAAAGTAGGATGCAGACAAACCACACGTGAATATGTgctattttttaaatgtatcgttttatttcacttattgcCTGGCAAATGCGTTTCGCCCGTTTTGTTTCTGGGTCTGGGATCGTGGCTCCCGGGTGCACATCGTCCACATGCAGCCACATTCACTGCGGCACTCACGTGACATCGTCATATACTACATGCGTAAATGTAAAAGGCTTAGCTTAAACTTAACGAAAGTATTTAGAGTTTAGGTCGCTCCGTTCGGCTAGATTAACTTATTCGAATGCGAGGGCACGGGGCGCGGGGCGCGGGGAATGATCCAAACGAGGTTTCTGAACGCAGCGGCGCGGATCGCAAGAGAAACAAGTCAAGCTGCTAAATGCATCCAGTTTACTATCTAGCGGAAGGGGCCTCCTCCAAGTTGCAATCTGCAATCTCATCTCAGCTCATCTCTCCTCTTCAGCTGCTGGTGGAGCGGGTATCGGGATCGGAatcgggattgggattggtatCAGGAATGGGGGGTCGAGGTTGGGGCAATACTAAACGTTATCATAATACACACACATCATAAAATGCTAATTCCTAGTCACACAGCTCACACAGCTACGTACAACACAACACAGTCGATTCCCCATCCCACCATTTCATAcatcctcctccgcctccgtGGACTCCCATCCCTATATGGACATCTCGGGCATCTTGTTGTGCTTGAGGTTGATCTGGACGCTCTGCGAGAACATCTTGATGATGCCGTAGTGATCGTTGGCGAACACCTTTAGGAAGCTGGGCACGTTCTTGTGGATCAGCTCGTGGCAGAACTGTGGATATTTTTGGTAGGCCGGCTGCTCGTCATCCCATATGGCCAGCAGATCGCAATCGTCGCTGTGGCGAGATGACAAAAGTGCATATTGTTGCGATAAGAGAACAAGAGTACAAGCGACGAGTTCGAGTGCTCGTCTCGAGGGTTTCGTCTGCGACCTCCACTCACCGCACTTCGTTGGTGCACTCGTCCAGCGATATGATCAAGTACTGGATCTTCAGCTGGGCGCACTGGTTGTAGATATCCGACGACTGCTGACGACTGTAGACCGAGTACACGTGCTCTGTGCGCTCCCTGAAAAGGCGGAAGATTCAGTACATGCATACGGAGGACACTGACGCCAATGAGAGCGGGACAGCGAAGGGGTTTAGCTGATAAGGTATCTCGCTCAGATTGGAACTACTCACGCCATCTGACGCATCTCCAAGTGCGCATGGTTGACTATGGGCCGTTTGGTGGTCAGGTGCACGGTACTGATGATATCCACGGGGCCGGCAAAGACCGCGTCCCGTTCCGTGTTTAGCTTGATCCACTCGAGCATGCTGTCCAGGTCGTCACCGCTCTTGGAGTAGCGCGTGGGGAAGTACTCTTCGCGAATGTTCTTTTATGAAAGGGCGATGAAATTGCAATTATTCCAATGACGAATAGAGGCACATCCAACTTACCACCATTCCCGGATCGAACATGCTGAGCAGGAAGACGGCCAGCGAGACCGACCAGAAGATGTTGCGCTGGCGATGGTACCACACTTTGGAGCAGACAGTGGGTGCGATGACGCAGCCCTGCGTAAAGCTGAGGAAGAAGAGCTTGCGCACGGCGAGTCCCATAAAAGTGAAGACTAGCATTTGCAGGAAGCTGTACATGTAGTGCATGTTGAGGATCTGTGCGTTGGCCGTCGGCACCACGGAGCTGCGCCTGGAGGAGCTTCGCTTTCTGCGTCGTTGGCCACTCGAGTTTGAGCTGCAGCcagcggcggtggcggtggctgaGGTCTCCTCCTCTTCGTCGGCCGCAGACGTGGACGGCAGCGTTTCAGTGGGATTCGCTGAAGACTCGGGTTCCGTTTCGGTACTCCCTGGCTCCAGATTCTCCTCCTTCGGTTCCAATTCCGGATCCTTATCTTTTTCTGTCGGCGTGCTGGCTTCGTCGGCGCCCGTTTCTTTGGTTCCCTGTGCCCGTTCCTTGCGCTGTTTGTCACTGTTGCGGTGAATCTGCGCCCGCAGCCGCTTGATATCCTGCATAAAGTCATCGCGGGCCGGTGGCTGCTCCTTACGCAGGCGGGCTTGTGCGCGCTTGTAGCGCTCGTAGTCGTGGTCGCAGCTCTCGAGCAGGCGGAAGCACTTTTGCAGCTGTTTCTCCGTCTCCTTGTTGGACATGTCGCCCATGGAGACGCGATGCTCCTCAAGGAAGTCCTCCAGAACGTAGTTGCGGGCTCTCTCGCGCTGCTCCTCGGTGACGGCACTGACAGGGGCGCCGCTCTTACGCCAGCGGCGGAAGAACATGGCCAGCATGACCACACCGTACATGCAGTACGGCTTAACAATCATCGTCTTGACCAGCTGCCACAGTTCCGACCAGGCGACGCGCGCGTACTGTGGATTACAGGCAGACAGGTGGGCGACAAAACCGACATTGACCTGCAGAGCCCAGTGGGCACAGAGATCGAAGAAGTGCCTCTGGGCGCCTACCGTCACACTGACCACTCCCGCCCGATTGAGGAGCTCCAGCATCGTAGTCTGCATGGTGCTGGCGAGGAGCAGTGTCAGCATGATGAGCTTCAATGAGAAATAGTCGCCTTGAAGCGAATCCTGCGCGTGTCCCAGCCGCCGGCTGCGCACATGACGCAACTGTCGAACCAATGTGATCAAAAATAGGAACAGCGAGATGCTCAGCTGCCAGGTGAAGAGCAGCTGGCTGTTTCCGTGCGACATCACAAAGGCGAGAGCGTGGCCCAGGAGGTGAGACAGCGAGTAGTCCAGCATGAAAGCGTTGATCAGATTCGTGGGCACCGTGCTCACGTTCCAGGACGTCATCATGATCAGGATTTGGGTGGTGAAGATGAAGGCGGAGAACTGCCAAGAGAGTAGGGCGCAGGCGGTGAACAGCGACATGGCGAAGACCTGCAAACGCCAAGGTTGTTACTGAGCTTAATGCAATATAACAGACCTATTACCATGAACATGCGCGATGTGTGCCGCTGTCGGTGTATGATCCTTCCGATGCAGATGCACAAGTAGAACATCTGCAGGAATATGAACGGAAAGGCGAAGTTCTCCCGTGCCAGTGGCCGCTCATAGATCTTAGCCACGAAGCTGTGGAACATCAGGTACGAGATCACACCGTATATGCCACCGAAAATGTTCTCGCTGAGCAGTGTTCCGTACAGGTAGAGGACCAGTAGGGTTACTCCGCCCATTAGCCACACGAACTCCAGATAGAACTGCATGGGCTGCACCATTGGATTAAATCCGGCGCGTACTATGTGATAGAAGTACCTTTTGGGGCAGGGGGAAAATACATCTGCATTAGTGGGCTTTCGGAATAACTCCTTTGGTGGTCACTTACGCCGTGACCAGCTCCGGCAGCACGTAGAAACGCTCCAGCACATTGACACTGTGCGGATACTCGATGTCCGTGACGTTCTTCAGCTGCTCGTAGCCGTGCCAGAAGTCCGGTCCGTCGGCCAGCTGCTTGTAGAAGGCATAGTAGAGGGCATCTTCGCGCCGCAGAAGCGCCTCCCGTTCCAGCTGATTGAGCTGCTGGATGTTGGTGCGCGTCTCAAAGATCACGCGCACATGCTGCACGTACAGGAAGAAGAAGCCGGAGCCTGGGATGCGGATGGAGATATGGAGTTTGGTCAATGGCAATGACAATGACAATGGGAATCCCCGATTGAATTGGACTGCCCTCCTGGAAGCGGAAGAGGCGTGGCAGAGCAGTCTGCCGGTTCATGGAAACTCACCGATTAGCGCGTGCGACAGGATCACGTACAGATTGGGCTCGCGCATCGTGCTGCGATTGCGGGTGTCGTCTCACTGGGTGGCTGGGTTTAAATTGGCaatcattatttatttcacaaCGATTATTGCTCGCTCtgcacaataaaaaaaacagccaCCAATCAGCTGTTTTCGGCCGTGTCCGTTTAGAGTGACCGTCGGGTGCTGCGGACAAAACGCCCATTTGATGTGGTTCGGTCACACCGAGCTTTAGGTACAATAGTTTCTTTAGGTACAAGACGTAACTACAATTAGTTATATTCACTTATAATACATCAACTTTTTCCCAATTAAGTGTATATTCTTTAAAGGGCAACTAATACAAATACCATTAAAACTATACTATCAATATGCACAGATGTTTGGGTACAATTACAGTGTAGCAAAGGTGGTATTTTACAAAGAGGAACCCTGTATGATCCATCTAGTATTTACATTTCCCTGAGTACCGAAGCCTAGTCCCCGAGCTCAGAGGTATTTTCGGAGTCAGCCGCTGCGGTCATACTTCACATTCCTAAGTGGAAATCGCATCCCATCCCGCAGCAAAACAAGGAATAACTATGAACCGCTACGCGGTAAGCTCGCTGGTGGGGCAAGGATCCTTCGGGTGCGTCTACAAGGCGACGCGCAAGGACGACAGCAAGGTGGTGGCCATCAAAGTCATCTCCAAGGTAAGTGGTGGGGCAGATGATATTGCAACAAGTCCTTTCATctattttaaaactattttcatGTTCGGCAGCGCGGAAGAGCCACGAAAGAGCTGAAGAATCTGCGCAGAGAGTGCGACATCCAGGCCAGACTAAAGCATCCGCACGTCATCGAGATGATTGAGTCCTTCGAGTCGAAGACGGACCTATTCGTGGTCACCGAGTTTGCGCTGATGGACCTGCACCGCTACCTCTCCTACAATGGAGCCATGGGCGAGGAGCCGGCACGTCGCGTGACCGGGCATTTGGTTTCGGCTTTGTATTACCTGCATTCCAACCGCATCCTGCACCGGGATCTCAAACCCCAAAACGTGCTCCTGGACAAGAACATGCACGCGAAGCTTTGCGACTTTGGTCTGGCCCGCAACATGACCCTGGGCACCCACGTGCTCACCTCGATCAAGGGAACGCCCCTCTACATGGCACCGGAGCTGCTGGCGGAGCAGCCGTACGACCACCATGCTGACATGTGGTCACTGGGTTGCATAGCCTACGAGAGCATGGCTGGCCAGCCGCCCTTCTGCGCCAGCTCCATCCTGCATCTGGTGAAGATGATCAAACACGAGGACGTCAAGTGGCCCAGCACGCTCACAAGCGAGTGTCGTTCCTTCCTACAAGGCCTGCTTGAGAAGGATCCCGGCTTGCGTATTTCCTGGACGCAGCTGTTGTGTCATCCCTTTGTTGAGGGACGCATCTTTATAGCAGAAACGCAGGCGGAGGCGGCCAAGGAAtcgcctttcacaaatcccgAAGCCAAGGTAAAGTCGTCTAAGCAGTCCGATCAGGAGGCAGGCGATTTAGACGAGGCCTTGGCCGCTTTGAACTTTGGCGAGCCGCGACAGGAAAACTTGAGCACTTCCCGCGACAGCATCAATGCCATTGCTCCCAGTGATGTGGAGCATCTTGAGACAGATGTCGAGGACAACGTGCAACGCGTGGTCGTTCCGTTCGCGGACCTATCCTACAGGGATCTGTCCGGTATTCGAGCAATGCCGGTGGTACACCAGCCGCTGATCAACTCGCACACTTGCTTCGTCAGTGGCAACTCCAACATGATCCTCAACCACATGAACGACAACTTCGACTTTCAGCCACCCATGCAAGGCGGAAGCGTGACAGCTAAGCCAATAGTCGTTCCAACTGTACGCCAGTCGCGAAGCAAGGATCTAGAGAAGCGTAAGCTCAGCCAGAATCTGGAAAACTTCTCCGTTCGCTTGGGTCACACGGTCGACAATGAGGCGCAACGCAAGGCCACGGAGATTGTCACACAGGATAAACCTAACCAGGAAAATAAGCCTCCAGCTGAATCAGTTTCCAAAGCAAATGCTCAGCCACCGCAGCAACAGTCACAACAACTAAAGCACTCAATGCATTCCACCAATGAGGAAAAGCTGAGCAGCGAGTAAGTGGCCACAGCGTAACttggattttctttttcttacTTTTTCCCACTTACAGCAATACTCCTCCGTGCTTGCTCCCAGGGTGGGATAGTTGCGATGAATCCCAAAGTCCGCCCATCGAGAACGACGAGTGGCTAGCCTTCCTGAACCGATCGGTACAGGAGCTGCTAGACGGCGAACTGGACTCATTGAAACAGCACAACCTGGTGAGCATTATTGTGGCACCGCTGCGCAACTCCAAGGCCATTCCACGGGTGCTCAAGAGTGTGGCCCAGTTGTTGTCGTTGCCCTTTGTGCTGGTGGATCCTGTCCTAATTGTTGATCTCGAGCTGATCCGCAACGTGTACGTGGATGTAAAGCTGGTTCCCAATCTCATGTACGCCTGCAAGCTGCTCCTGTCGCACAAGCAACTCTCGGACTCTGCCGCCTCCGCCCCACTCACCATGGGTTCGCTCAGTCGTACGTTGCGTAGCATCCCAGAGCTAACAGTCGAGGAGCTGGAGACTGCTTGCAGTCTGTACGAACTGGTCTGCCACTTGGTacacctgcagcagcagttccTCACCCAGTTCTGCGATGCGGTGGCCATTCTGGCAGCAAGCGATCTGTTCCTAAACTTCCTCACCCACGGTAAGATTACCTTTGATGGCCTGAGCTGTCATCTGTAAACTGATATGACTTTTCCTTTCCCCCGCAGACTTCAGGCAATCGGATTCGGACTCCGCCTCTGTACG
This region includes:
- the LOC120456157 gene encoding glucose-induced degradation protein 8-B homolog, with amino-acid sequence MSYNEKSEAIIKEEWLQRLEQFPFKQADMNRLIMNYLVTEGFKEAAEKFQHEADLEPSVELSSLDERILIREAVQAGRIEEATQLVNQLHPELLGSDRYLFFHLQQLQLIELIRAGKVEEALAFAQSKLSESGEEAMFELERTLALLAFEKPQESPFADLLEQSYRQKIASELNSAILRCEHSEDSTPKMMFLLKLILWAQSKLDSRSISYPKMKNLETAHLEPK
- the LOC120456154 gene encoding inhibitor of growth protein 3: MLYLEDYLEMIEHLPQELRDRFTEMRELDLAVQNNMDSLDKKAHLFFKQCKRDELQHESMDTEFHSLRGEYFKVMEDADEKVAIATQIHELVERYLRRLDSELFKFKCELEADNNGITEILERRSLELDGNSTAATALLLSMNQKENRYYGASSANTMGNSSAGHTSGAATGSSGIALVSGAAGTGGALSSISTAQLGSSQRHRKLEKRRETICTVPVQEKRANLNHSLPVVGSGSTTAATASSSSATTAAAAASLASATTAQTQVSNHIGSIAATHLTLPVAMGVAGGSNNLASSSLATGTGSLVRQLPTNLTHSVLSSSGGATTATAAATGTSTPVVAAGTTHGHAHASGHSTGGATVTYNLQQLGGGAAASCAIAAAASQAIVATQQMQQGRRTASLKASYEAIHGTAGTTAEFWNQAGQGGLQQSTPGSVTVAAGTALATGGAGGSSSGSHHSHHSQSHHGSHGHGHGHGHGHGHHSSSSHSGGHSSHHQEKKQKKKLTTALTLPTVQPTAGSSSGNSIGSASSSSISLDSVNKITTSPASATATYMSVGGQALLAMTAGGGGNLTESSADSVPAGMIAMNLPTATVTPGSSLTIGENGLVVEQTNEGEWSYDPNEPRYCTCNQVSYGDMVACDNDACPYEWFHYPCVGIMHPPKGKWYCPKCTASMRRRGNRKN
- the LOC120456151 gene encoding C-mannosyltransferase dpy-19 homolog, producing the protein MREPNLYVILSHALIGSGFFFLYVQHVRVIFETRTNIQQLNQLEREALLRREDALYYAFYKQLADGPDFWHGYEQLKNVTDIEYPHSVNVLERFYVLPELVTAYFYHIVRAGFNPMVQPMQFYLEFVWLMGGVTLLVLYLYGTLLSENIFGGIYGVISYLMFHSFVAKIYERPLARENFAFPFIFLQMFYLCICIGRIIHRQRHTSRMFMVFAMSLFTACALLSWQFSAFIFTTQILIMMTSWNVSTVPTNLINAFMLDYSLSHLLGHALAFVMSHGNSQLLFTWQLSISLFLFLITLVRQLRHVRSRRLGHAQDSLQGDYFSLKLIMLTLLLASTMQTTMLELLNRAGVVSVTVGAQRHFFDLCAHWALQVNVGFVAHLSACNPQYARVAWSELWQLVKTMIVKPYCMYGVVMLAMFFRRWRKSGAPVSAVTEEQRERARNYVLEDFLEEHRVSMGDMSNKETEKQLQKCFRLLESCDHDYERYKRAQARLRKEQPPARDDFMQDIKRLRAQIHRNSDKQRKERAQGTKETGADEASTPTEKDKDPELEPKEENLEPGSTETEPESSANPTETLPSTSAADEEEETSATATAAGCSSNSSGQRRRKRSSSRRSSVVPTANAQILNMHYMYSFLQMLVFTFMGLAVRKLFFLSFTQGCVIAPTVCSKVWYHRQRNIFWSVSLAVFLLSMFDPGMVNIREEYFPTRYSKSGDDLDSMLEWIKLNTERDAVFAGPVDIISTVHLTTKRPIVNHAHLEMRQMAERTEHVYSVYSRQQSSDIYNQCAQLKIQYLIISLDECTNEVRDDCDLLAIWDDEQPAYQKYPQFCHELIHKNVPSFLKVFANDHYGIIKMFSQSVQINLKHNKMPEMSI
- the LOC120456153 gene encoding serine/threonine-protein kinase fused; amino-acid sequence: MNRYAVSSLVGQGSFGCVYKATRKDDSKVVAIKVISKRGRATKELKNLRRECDIQARLKHPHVIEMIESFESKTDLFVVTEFALMDLHRYLSYNGAMGEEPARRVTGHLVSALYYLHSNRILHRDLKPQNVLLDKNMHAKLCDFGLARNMTLGTHVLTSIKGTPLYMAPELLAEQPYDHHADMWSLGCIAYESMAGQPPFCASSILHLVKMIKHEDVKWPSTLTSECRSFLQGLLEKDPGLRISWTQLLCHPFVEGRIFIAETQAEAAKESPFTNPEAKVKSSKQSDQEAGDLDEALAALNFGEPRQENLSTSRDSINAIAPSDVEHLETDVEDNVQRVVVPFADLSYRDLSGIRAMPVVHQPLINSHTCFVSGNSNMILNHMNDNFDFQPPMQGGSVTAKPIVVPTVRQSRSKDLEKRKLSQNLENFSVRLGHTVDNEAQRKATEIVTQDKPNQENKPPAESVSKANAQPPQQQSQQLKHSMHSTNEEKLSSDNTPPCLLPGWDSCDESQSPPIENDEWLAFLNRSVQELLDGELDSLKQHNLVSIIVAPLRNSKAIPRVLKSVAQLLSLPFVLVDPVLIVDLELIRNVYVDVKLVPNLMYACKLLLSHKQLSDSAASAPLTMGSLSRTLRSIPELTVEELETACSLYELVCHLVHLQQQFLTQFCDAVAILAASDLFLNFLTHDFRQSDSDSASVRLAGCMLALMGCVLRELPENAELVERIVFSPRLNFVSLLQSRHHLLRQRSCQLLRLLARFSLRGVQRIWNGELRFALQQLSEHHSYPALRGEAAQTLDEISHFTFFVT